From a single Peromyscus maniculatus bairdii isolate BWxNUB_F1_BW_parent chromosome 4, HU_Pman_BW_mat_3.1, whole genome shotgun sequence genomic region:
- the Ralgds gene encoding ral guanine nucleotide dissociation stimulator isoform X2, whose amino-acid sequence MAREADRVHARPALPRGRKGSVFFACVSVVTARRWAVARHTTVRTPSPTPWPTPLLAPTTESSTQEIGEELINGVIYSISLRKVQLHQGATKGQRWLGCENESALNLYETCKVRTVKAGTLEKLVEHLVPAFQGSDLSYVTIFLCTYRAFTTTQQVLDLLFKSRYGRCDALTASSRYGCILPYSSEDGGPQDQLKNAISSILGTWLDQYSEDFCQPPDFPCLRQLVAYVQLNMPGSDLERRAHLLLAQLEDLEPSEAEPEALSPAPVLSLKPASQLEPAPALLLTSSPVAASAREPEPAPASEPDPVPEPPARASSPVAAPASEPEPAPAPPPEPEPSLAPAPELEPPLLQTLELEPAPVPAPALEPSWPLPGATENGLDVKPHLLLFPPDLVAEQFTLMDAELFKKVVPYHCLGSIWSQRDKKGKEHLAPTIRATVAQFNNVANCVITTCLGDQSMKAPDRARVVEHWIEVARECRVLKNFSSLYAILSALQSNAIHRLKKTWEEVSRDSFRVFQKLSEIFSDENNYSLSRELLIKEGTSKFATLEMNPRRAQRRQKETGVIQGTVPYLGTFLTDLVMLDTAMKDYLYGRLINFEKRRKEFEVIAQIKLLQSACNNYSIAPEEHFGAWFRAMERLSEAESYNLSCELEPPSESASNTLRSKKSTAIVKRWSDRQAPSTELSTSSSAHSKSCDQLRCGPYLGSGDITDALSVHSAGSSSSDVEEINMSFVPESPDGQEKKFWESASQSSPETSGISSASSSTSSSSASTTPVSTTRTHKRSVSGVCSYSSSLPLYNQQVGDCCIIRVSLDVDNGNMYKSILVTSQDKAPTVIRKAMDKHNLDEDEPEDYELVQIISEDHKLKIPENANVFYAMNSTANYDFILKKRTFTKGVKVKHGASSTLPRMKQKGLKIAKGIF is encoded by the exons AGCTCTACGCAGGAGATTGGGGAGGAGCTGATCAACGGGGTCATCTACTCCATCTCCCTGCGCAAGGTGCAGCTACACCAGGGAGCCACCAAGGGCCAGCGCTGGCTGGGG TGTGAGAATGAGTCGGCCCTGAACCTCTATGAGACCTGCAAAGTGCGCACAGTGAAGGCCGGCACTCTGGAGAAGCTGGTGGAGCACCTGGTGCCTGCCTTCCAGGGCAGTGACCTTTCCTACGTCACCATCTTCCTGTGCACCTACAGAGccttcaccaccacccagcaggtgCTAGACCTGCTCTTCAAGAG CAGGTACGGTAGATGTGACGCCCTCACGGCCTCCTCTAGATATGGCTGCATCCTCCCGTACTCCAGTGAGGACGGTGGACCGCAGGACCAACTCAAAAA TGCCATCTCCTCCATCCTGGGCACCTGGCTGGACCAGTACTCGGAGGATTTCTGCCAGCCTCCGGACTTCCCCTGCCTCAGGCAGCTGGTGGCTTACGTGCAGCTCAACATGCCCGGCTCAGACCTCGAGCGCCGTGCCCACCTTCTTCTGGCCCAGCTGGAGGACCTGGAGCCCAGTGAGGCTGAGCCTGAGG ccctgtctccagctccagtgCTCTCTCTGAAACCAGCTTCGCAGCTAGAGCCAGCTCCAGCCCTGCTTCTGACATCCAGCCCCGTGGCGGCATCGGCCcgggagccagagccagcacCAGCCTCGGAGCCGGATCCGGTCCCAGAACCACCAGCACGGGCATCCAGCCCAGTGGCGGCACCAGCTTCTGAGCCGGAGCCAGCTCCAGCGCCACCTCCAGAGCCTGAGCCGTCCCTAGCACCGGCTCCGGAGCTGGAGCCGCCTCTCTTGCAGACTCTAGAGCTTGAGCCCGCTCCTGTGCCAGCTCCTGCACTAGAGCCGTCCTGGCCTCTGCCTGGAGCCACAGAGAATGGACTGGATGTGAAGCCTCACCTCCTGCTCTTCCCTCCAGACCTGGTGGCCGAGCAGTTTACACTGATGGACGCC GAACTATTCAAGAAAGTGGTGCCCTACCACTGCCTGGGCTCCATCTGGTCCCAGCGGGACAAGAAGGGCAAGGAGCACCTCGCGCCTACCATCCGTGCCACCGTCGCCCAGTTCAACAACGTGGCCAACTGTGTCATTACTACCTGCCTTGGGGACCAGAGCATGAAGGCCCCGGACAGGGCCCGGGTGGTGGAACACTGGATCGAGGTGGCCAGG GAGTGCAGAGTGCTCAagaatttctcctccctctacgcCATCCtctctgctctacagagcaaTGCCATCCACCGCCTAAAGAAGACCTGGGAAGAGGTCTCCAG GGACAGTTTTCGAGTGTTCCAGAAACTGTCGGAGATTTTCTCTGATGAGAACAACTACTCACTGAGCAGAGAGCTACTCATCAAG GAGGGGACCTCCAAGTTCGCCACACTGGAAATGAACCCTAGGAGAGCCCAGAGGCGGCAGAAGGAGACG GGTGTCATCCAGGGCACTGTCCCCTACCTGGGCACATTCCTCACTGACCTGGTGATGCTGGACACTGCCATGAAGGACTATCTGTAT GGAAGACTCATCAACTTcgaaaagagaaggaag GAGTTCGAAGTGATCGCCCAGATCAAGCTGCTGCAGTCCGCCTGCAACAATTACAGCATTGCTCCCGAGGAGCACTTTGGAGCCTGGTTCCGAGCCATGGAACGGCTCAGTGAGGCTGAGAG CTACAACCTCTCGTGTGAGCTGGAGCCCCCGTCCGAGTCAGCCAGCAACACCCTCAGGAGCAAGAAAAGCACGGCCATCGTCAAGCGCTGGAGCGA CCGCCAGGCTCCCAGCACGGAGCTCAGTACCAGTAGCAGTGCCCACTCCAAGTCCTGTGACCAGCTCCGGTGCGGCCCCTACCTCGGCAGCGGGGACATCACTGACGCCCTCAGTGTGCACTCAGCTGGTTCTTCTAGCTCTGACGTGGAAGAAATCAACATGAGCTTTGTCCCAGAGTCTCCTGATGGCCAGGAAAAGAAG TTCTGGGAGTCAGCCTCCCAGTCATCCCCAGAGACCTCTGGCATCAgctcagcctccagcagcacctCCTCTTCATCAGCCTCTACCACACCCGTGTCTACCACACGTACCCACAAGCGCTCCGTCTCAGGGGTCTGCAGCTACAGCTCCTCACTGCCACTCTATAACCAGCAGGTGGGCGACTGCTGCATCATTCGGGTCAGCCTGGATGTGGACAACGGGAACATGTACAAGAGCATCCTG GTGACCAGCCAGGATAAGGCCCCGACCGTCATCCGAAAAGCCATGGACAAACACAACCTGGATGAGGACGAGCCAGAGGACTACGAGCTGGTACAGATCATCTCAGAAGATCACA AGCTGAAGATTCCAGAAAACGCCAACGTGTTCTATGCCATGAACTCTACCGCCAACTATGACTTTATCCTAAAGAAGCGGACCTTCACCAAGGGGGTTAAGGTCAAGCATGGAGCCAGCTCCACTCTCCCTCGTATGAAGCAGAAAGGACTCAAGATTGCCAAAGGCATCTTCTAA
- the Ralgds gene encoding ral guanine nucleotide dissociation stimulator isoform X17, whose amino-acid sequence MMVDCQSSTQEIGEELINGVIYSISLRKVQLHQGATKGQRWLGCENESALNLYETCKVRTVKAGTLEKLVEHLVPAFQGSDLSYVTIFLCTYRAFTTTQQVLDLLFKRYGCILPYSSEDGGPQDQLKNAISSILGTWLDQYSEDFCQPPDFPCLRQLVAYVQLNMPGSDLERRAHLLLAQLEDLEPSEAEPEALSPAPVLSLKPASQLEPAPALLLTSSPVAASAREPEPAPASEPDPVPEPPARASSPVAAPASEPEPAPAPPPEPEPSLAPAPELEPPLLQTLELEPAPVPAPALEPSWPLPGATENGLDVKPHLLLFPPDLVAEQFTLMDAELFKKVVPYHCLGSIWSQRDKKGKEHLAPTIRATVAQFNNVANCVITTCLGDQSMKAPDRARVVEHWIEVARECRVLKNFSSLYAILSALQSNAIHRLKKTWEEVSRDSFRVFQKLSEIFSDENNYSLSRELLIKEGTSKFATLEMNPRRAQRRQKETGVIQGTVPYLGTFLTDLVMLDTAMKDYLYGRLINFEKRRKEFEVIAQIKLLQSACNNYSIAPEEHFGAWFRAMERLSEAESYNLSCELEPPSESASNTLRSKKSTAIVKRWSDRQAPSTELSTSSSAHSKSCDQLRCGPYLGSGDITDALSVHSAGSSSSDVEEINMSFVPESPDGQEKKVGDCCIIRVSLDVDNGNMYKSILVTSQDKAPTVIRKAMDKHNLDEDEPEDYELVQIISEDHKLKIPENANVFYAMNSTANYDFILKKRTFTKGVKVKHGASSTLPRMKQKGLKIAKGIF is encoded by the exons AGCTCTACGCAGGAGATTGGGGAGGAGCTGATCAACGGGGTCATCTACTCCATCTCCCTGCGCAAGGTGCAGCTACACCAGGGAGCCACCAAGGGCCAGCGCTGGCTGGGG TGTGAGAATGAGTCGGCCCTGAACCTCTATGAGACCTGCAAAGTGCGCACAGTGAAGGCCGGCACTCTGGAGAAGCTGGTGGAGCACCTGGTGCCTGCCTTCCAGGGCAGTGACCTTTCCTACGTCACCATCTTCCTGTGCACCTACAGAGccttcaccaccacccagcaggtgCTAGACCTGCTCTTCAAGAG ATATGGCTGCATCCTCCCGTACTCCAGTGAGGACGGTGGACCGCAGGACCAACTCAAAAA TGCCATCTCCTCCATCCTGGGCACCTGGCTGGACCAGTACTCGGAGGATTTCTGCCAGCCTCCGGACTTCCCCTGCCTCAGGCAGCTGGTGGCTTACGTGCAGCTCAACATGCCCGGCTCAGACCTCGAGCGCCGTGCCCACCTTCTTCTGGCCCAGCTGGAGGACCTGGAGCCCAGTGAGGCTGAGCCTGAGG ccctgtctccagctccagtgCTCTCTCTGAAACCAGCTTCGCAGCTAGAGCCAGCTCCAGCCCTGCTTCTGACATCCAGCCCCGTGGCGGCATCGGCCcgggagccagagccagcacCAGCCTCGGAGCCGGATCCGGTCCCAGAACCACCAGCACGGGCATCCAGCCCAGTGGCGGCACCAGCTTCTGAGCCGGAGCCAGCTCCAGCGCCACCTCCAGAGCCTGAGCCGTCCCTAGCACCGGCTCCGGAGCTGGAGCCGCCTCTCTTGCAGACTCTAGAGCTTGAGCCCGCTCCTGTGCCAGCTCCTGCACTAGAGCCGTCCTGGCCTCTGCCTGGAGCCACAGAGAATGGACTGGATGTGAAGCCTCACCTCCTGCTCTTCCCTCCAGACCTGGTGGCCGAGCAGTTTACACTGATGGACGCC GAACTATTCAAGAAAGTGGTGCCCTACCACTGCCTGGGCTCCATCTGGTCCCAGCGGGACAAGAAGGGCAAGGAGCACCTCGCGCCTACCATCCGTGCCACCGTCGCCCAGTTCAACAACGTGGCCAACTGTGTCATTACTACCTGCCTTGGGGACCAGAGCATGAAGGCCCCGGACAGGGCCCGGGTGGTGGAACACTGGATCGAGGTGGCCAGG GAGTGCAGAGTGCTCAagaatttctcctccctctacgcCATCCtctctgctctacagagcaaTGCCATCCACCGCCTAAAGAAGACCTGGGAAGAGGTCTCCAG GGACAGTTTTCGAGTGTTCCAGAAACTGTCGGAGATTTTCTCTGATGAGAACAACTACTCACTGAGCAGAGAGCTACTCATCAAG GAGGGGACCTCCAAGTTCGCCACACTGGAAATGAACCCTAGGAGAGCCCAGAGGCGGCAGAAGGAGACG GGTGTCATCCAGGGCACTGTCCCCTACCTGGGCACATTCCTCACTGACCTGGTGATGCTGGACACTGCCATGAAGGACTATCTGTAT GGAAGACTCATCAACTTcgaaaagagaaggaag GAGTTCGAAGTGATCGCCCAGATCAAGCTGCTGCAGTCCGCCTGCAACAATTACAGCATTGCTCCCGAGGAGCACTTTGGAGCCTGGTTCCGAGCCATGGAACGGCTCAGTGAGGCTGAGAG CTACAACCTCTCGTGTGAGCTGGAGCCCCCGTCCGAGTCAGCCAGCAACACCCTCAGGAGCAAGAAAAGCACGGCCATCGTCAAGCGCTGGAGCGA CCGCCAGGCTCCCAGCACGGAGCTCAGTACCAGTAGCAGTGCCCACTCCAAGTCCTGTGACCAGCTCCGGTGCGGCCCCTACCTCGGCAGCGGGGACATCACTGACGCCCTCAGTGTGCACTCAGCTGGTTCTTCTAGCTCTGACGTGGAAGAAATCAACATGAGCTTTGTCCCAGAGTCTCCTGATGGCCAGGAAAAGAAG GTGGGCGACTGCTGCATCATTCGGGTCAGCCTGGATGTGGACAACGGGAACATGTACAAGAGCATCCTG GTGACCAGCCAGGATAAGGCCCCGACCGTCATCCGAAAAGCCATGGACAAACACAACCTGGATGAGGACGAGCCAGAGGACTACGAGCTGGTACAGATCATCTCAGAAGATCACA AGCTGAAGATTCCAGAAAACGCCAACGTGTTCTATGCCATGAACTCTACCGCCAACTATGACTTTATCCTAAAGAAGCGGACCTTCACCAAGGGGGTTAAGGTCAAGCATGGAGCCAGCTCCACTCTCCCTCGTATGAAGCAGAAAGGACTCAAGATTGCCAAAGGCATCTTCTAA